A genomic stretch from Argiope bruennichi chromosome 2, qqArgBrue1.1, whole genome shotgun sequence includes:
- the LOC129956781 gene encoding 2-hydroxyacyl-CoA lyase 1-like yields the protein MASTVSVVAKALKTQGIKYAFGVVGIPIAEVASALQEVGIKFIGMRNEQSASYAAGVSGYLTRTPGVCLVVSGPGFVHALGGMSNAQINGWPMIVIGGSCGRDQEGYGGFQEFPQVEGARLYSKYTCRPADITQIPFHIEKAIRLSTFGRPGASYIDLAADVIAQETPESSIEYPPKCPEPPISMAPLSLIKSLNDVLSTAERPLVVIGKGSAYSHAENPVRQFIEQHQIPFLPTPMGKGVVSDRSPLCVSSARSKALARADVILLLGARLNWILHFGRPPRFHQDVKILQVDIAMEELHNSKQASVAIAGDVGAVVQQINEDLNKRQWKFPQKSIWWTELNEKKSANASAIQKMIEDKSTPLNYYAAYHEIQSLIPSDAIIVNEGANTMDIGRTMLLNDLPRHRLDAGTFGTMGVGLGSAIAAALWCEDHAPEKRVICIQGDSAFGFSGMEMGTITRYRLPIIVIVFNNGGIYFGLEEDSFKSLQEGDAHSALSIPPNSLSLAAKYDKICEMFGGRGFNVKTVEELRTAVTECLKIKEPCVINVTIAPFAQKKAQEHPWLTRSHL from the exons ATGGCCTCTACTGTGTCAGTTGTTGCTAAAGCTCTTAAAACACAA GGTATCAAGTATGCATTTGGAGTTGTTGGGATTCCTATAGCTGAAGTTGCTTCTGCCCTACAAGAAGTTGGAATAAAATTCATTGGAATGCGAAATGAGCAGTCT GCATCTTATGCTGCTGGTGTTTCTGGATACTTAACGAGAAc gcCTGGAGTATGTCTTGTTGTTTCTGGACCAGGTTTTGTTCATGCATTAGGTGGAATGTCAAACGCTCAGATTAATGGATG GCCAATGATTGTAATTGGTGGTTCTTGTGGGAGAGATCAAGAAGGCTATGGTGGCTTCCAAGAATTTCCCCAG GTTGAAGGTGCTCGTTTGTACAGCAAATATACGTGTCGACCAGCAGATATTACTCAAATAccttttcatattgaaaaa GCTATAAGATTAAGTACTTTTGGACGCCCAGGTGCCTCATATATTGATCTTGCAGCAGATGTAATAGCTCAGGAAACACCTGAATCTTCAATAGAATATCCACCCAAGTGTCCAGAACCTCCTATTTCAATGGCTCCATTAAGtcttattaaatctttaaatgatGTTTTAAGTACTGCTGAAAGACCATTAGTAGTTATTGGAAAAG GTTCAGCTTATAGTCATGCTGAAAATCCTGTCAGACAATTTATTGAACAGCATCAAATTCCTTTCCTTCCCACACCCATGGGAAAAGGTGTCGTTTCTGATCGTAGTCCATTGTGTGTTTCCTCTGCCAGATCTAA aGCACTTGCCAGGGCTGATGTGATATTACTGTTGGGAGCTAGACTAAACTGGATACTTCATTTTGGCAGGCCCCCTAGATTTCATCAGGATGTCAAGATATTACaa GTAGATATTGCCATGGAGGAACTCCATAACAGCAAGCAAGCTTCTGTAGCAATAGCTGGTGATGTAGGAGCTGTTGTACAGCAA ATAAATGAAGACCTTAATAAACGCCAGTGGAAGTTTCCCCAGAAATCAATATGGTGGacagaattaaatgaaaagaagtcTGCAAATGCTTCTGCAAtccaa AAAATGATTGAGGATAAATCAACTCCTTTAAACTATTATGCAGCTTATCATGAA atTCAGTCTTTGATTCCTTCTGATGCCATAATTGTCAATGAAGGTGCAAATACAATGGATATTGGTCGAACCATGCTATTAAATGATCTTCCACGTCATAG acTAGATGCTGGCACATTTGGAACAATGGGAGTTGGCTTAGGTTCAGCTATAGCTGCAGCTTTGTGGTGTGAAGATCATGCTCCAGAAAAAAGAGTTATATGCATTCAAGGAGACAGTGCTTTTGGTTTTTCTGGTATGGAAATGGGAACAATTACCAG atatcgcCTTCCAATTATTGTGATAGTTTTTAATAATGGTGGAATTTATTTTGGACTTGAAGAAGATAGTTTCAAATCACTTCAGGAAGGTGATGCACATTCTGCCCTCAG CATTCCACCTAATTCCCTTTCACTTGCTgccaaatatgataaaatatgcgAAATGTTTGGTGGAAGAGGATTTAATGTGAAAACTGTTGAGGAACTAAGGACTGCTGTGActgaatgtttgaaaattaagGAACCATGTGTTATAAATGTAACGATTGCACCTTTTGCTCAAAAAAAAGCTCAG GAACATCCATGGTTGACTAGGTCACATTTGTAA